TTGAGGCGCCTGTTTTTGACAAGGATCTGAGTGGCAAATGTCTAAATggtattacaaatttattccAGATGACTGTTCCTGAGGAAACTGTGCTTGTTGTTAGTCCAGATAACTTGCCATGGTTTTTATACAGGATACTTGCAAAAACACCATTTTCCTTAAATATAACATGGCATATTCATTCCTCTGTGCCAAAGGaaaaagtttcaaaaataacagaatttttaaaaaatttaaattctaataaaaatggAACTGGAATTAATGTGAGACTGATATTTAAATGTGGTAagataaatagtttttatataataaatattgatataataaataaataaatttaattttaaattatttatttattattatttaattatttaaaattatatttattattcttggtatatttattaaaaataaaaattaagtttcagCTGATTCAGAACTAAGACTGTCTTCATTAGCAGTTCCAATAGTGGGAAATGTCAATATTCTTCGCTACTTGTCATATGTTTACCCAGATATATTGCCATACAATCAGGGAGACTTTAATATGGATGGGTTCCTGGATATCTGTCACAAACTTGAAAGATCACCAGAAAAACATAAGGCagatttaattaacaaattgttttCACAGTATACAACTTGGATATGTAATAATCAATTTTCAATAGTTGATGTTGCTGCTTATAATGCTATGAAACAATCAAACAATGTTTTGAAATCTGTACCTAAAATGTGGTTGGAaaactgtttaaaaattatgtaattaataacattaaacaTTTCTTTACTGGATTCAATTAGGACTTTGTCTTCCTCCTTGAATGATGAGATGGTTTGGCCATGTTGAAAAGATGAATGACATGAAAACAAGTTGACAAAGCAAATTATGAATGGGCAACGTTTAGCGGGAAAGTTTTGACGAATAGGTATACCTTACCTTGGGCATCCTGGCGAACGGTCAAGTCGAGAGTACTCGAGACCGTTCCGGGAAATAAGTTTCAATTTACGTACATTTGTTGTGTTATAATTCGTATCCGGTAATTTTTTGCCTTTGTTTTGTATGAAGTTAcgacatatataatcacatctttatccctcacggggtagacagggccagtCTTGAATAAGTCAGCTATTTTTTCCaaatcttttacgacatgcatgggaaaaagatgcagtggtcctattatttttatattggtgccgagaaccacacggcaatgggTTTTTCTGAGGTCATTTGACTgtttgaaataacaaaaattattatgataaccagcgacccgccccggcttcgcacgggtgcaatatttattttatttttacaacaattaGGTATTACATTACAGATGAATTTATATACAACGTTCACAGCTTTTTATAGGCACGCtaccgccgcgccgccgccccgGTCGGTCAGTAACGCCGCAAGCGCTACTTCCCGCAATTTTAAATCTGTAATATCttcagaaatatttatttaattctggTGCGTAAAGGAccattatctatctatcttctaTCTATATCTTCTTCTATAcgtatgttttataaaacaaagtcccCCGCCGCCTCTGTCTATCTGTCTGTTCGCGATAAACTTGAAAGTACAGGACGGATTTTCATGCGGTTTTCAACAATAGATAGAGCAACTCTTGAGGAAGGTTTAAGTGTATAGTTAGTTTAGATTTTGTACAAACTGACGATAAAACAACGATATTAGTTCAATAGGACGGAAAAAATATCCGATCAGGAGCTTTCGTCAAGAACGCTGCCAAAACCTTTTGagttataacaaaacaatgtaTGGTAGAATAGGGATGTGGACTGTACTcgaataagtacttataaaattttaccacgaaaaggtagtttctatagtaaaaataataaaaaacacaatattttcctcaataaacaagactttattttttttatttaataaaatgtaaaaaaatgtaattaaatatttcaccctCAAGTCACGTGACAATGAACACCAATCAAAATGCGTGACGTCACGCGTTGCAATACAAGAATTTTCGCTGTCAAGTAATATggtgtttgttgatatttggATCATATTATTACCGTGATTTCCGTCcgattttctttttgaataaatttttaaaggttttcCCATAATGGAAAGTGGATATATTAAGGCAGATAGTTCAAATTTGCCAAGAATTGATTGCTTTACGGTGGCTAATTTCTTCGCAACAAATAGTAACTTCTGCTCTGCTGATTTTAGAAATGTGAAGACATCCATGTAAGTAATATACTCAAGATACATTATTATAGTAAcaaaaggtatttttaaactCGAAAAGGTAAATTGTAaggtaaaaatgaaataatatgattttgcCACATCATTGGCCAACTATAATGAAAGAACGAAAcattgtttactttatttctaaCCTTATAATTCGAGTTTTCGTCTTTGAAAACTTGaagagaaaattattttaatacaagtaaatgtaacaaatattatcaaaatattatcaaacttacatcaaaatgatcTTCACagaaatactttttactttgTGTAGATACAAGTGCCGGATCCCGATGGGCTAATTGAAGCCACTTTTTCCGTATCGTTTTTGTACGTGGAACAGTTTTTCAGGTGTTTTAATAGTTGTACTTTTATACTGCGGCACcgcacaatatttataaaattttgaattcatattattatcacacaaCTACGAAGTAACTATTCATTACATAC
This is a stretch of genomic DNA from Amyelois transitella isolate CPQ chromosome 5, ilAmyTran1.1, whole genome shotgun sequence. It encodes these proteins:
- the LOC106131802 gene encoding uncharacterized protein LOC106131802 isoform X4, which produces MYHMKNIISHDDNKLLLSLPNCMYRTKNVMEFEKEQDIDINIIQQVTKFLKVPHKTMTELEERQDMLLKKLDFLYDRIKTISSYCKINEVTIKSNTVSSAMTVPEETVLVVSPDNLPWFLYRILAKTPFSLNITWHIHSSVPKEKVSKITEFLKNLNSNKNGTGINVRLIFKCVSADSELRLSSLAVPIVGNVNILRYLSYVYPDILPYNQGDFNMDGFLDICHKLERSPEKHKADLINKLFSQYTTWICNNQFSIVDVAAYNAMKQSNNVLKSVPKMWLENCLKIM
- the LOC106131802 gene encoding uncharacterized protein LOC106131802 isoform X2, whose protein sequence is MFIATRRMYHMKNIISHDDNKLLLSLPNCMYRTKNVMEFEKEQDIDINIIQQVTKFLKVPHKTMTELEERQDMLLKKLDFLYDRIKTISSYCKINEVTIKSNTVSSAMTVPEETVLVVSPDNLPWFLYRILAKTPFSLNITWHIHSSVPKEKVSKITEFLKNLNSNKNGTGINVRLIFKCADSELRLSSLAVPIVGNVNILRYLSYVYPDILPYNQGDFNMDGFLDICHKLERSPEKHKADLINKLFSQYTTWICNNQFSIVDVAAYNAMKQSNNVLKSVPKMWLENCLKIM
- the LOC106131802 gene encoding uncharacterized protein LOC106131802 isoform X1, which produces MFIATRRMYHMKNIISHDDNKLLLSLPNCMYRTKNVMEFEKEQDIDINIIQQVTKFLKVPHKTMTELEERQDMLLKKLDFLYDRIKTISSYCKINEVTIKSNTVSSAMTVPEETVLVVSPDNLPWFLYRILAKTPFSLNITWHIHSSVPKEKVSKITEFLKNLNSNKNGTGINVRLIFKCVSADSELRLSSLAVPIVGNVNILRYLSYVYPDILPYNQGDFNMDGFLDICHKLERSPEKHKADLINKLFSQYTTWICNNQFSIVDVAAYNAMKQSNNVLKSVPKMWLENCLKIM
- the LOC106131802 gene encoding aminoacyl tRNA synthase complex-interacting multifunctional protein 2 isoform X3 encodes the protein MFIATRRMYHMKNIISHDDNKLLLSLPNCMYRTKNVMEFEKEQDIDINIIQQVPHKTMTELEERQDMLLKKLDFLYDRIKTISSYCKINEVTIKSNTVSSAMTVPEETVLVVSPDNLPWFLYRILAKTPFSLNITWHIHSSVPKEKVSKITEFLKNLNSNKNGTGINVRLIFKCVSADSELRLSSLAVPIVGNVNILRYLSYVYPDILPYNQGDFNMDGFLDICHKLERSPEKHKADLINKLFSQYTTWICNNQFSIVDVAAYNAMKQSNNVLKSVPKMWLENCLKIM